The genomic stretch AAATAAAAATAAAACACATTATCTACAGATGCACGGTAAGCTAAGTATCGGAAACTATTTGGTAGAAGTAGATACCGAGAACGCAGAAAAACTAAAAGTCTTTAAAATGACCGTTAAATAAAATAAAAGGAAGCATAATCTGCTTCCTTTTTTATTTATATAAATATTAATTACTACAATTTCTCAGCAATATACTTTGCGGTATGCGATTTCTTATTCTTTGCCAAAGCTTCCGGAGTTCCTGCAAAGACAACTTCGCCACCATATTTTCCGGCTTCAGGGCCGATATCTATAATATGATCTGCACATTTCATAATATCAGGTTGATGCTCAATGACAATCACAGAATGCCCAAGATCTATTAAAGCCTGTAAAGATTTTAATAATTTTTGAATATCATGGAAATGCAATCCGGTAGAAGGCTCATCAAAAACAAATAAAGTTTTGTCTGTCGTTACACCTTTTACCAGGAAAGAAGCCAGTTTTACACGCTGCGCTTCACCTCCAGAAAGAGTAGAAGAGCTTTGCCCAAGCTGTAAATATCCCAAACCAACGTCCTGTAACGGAGTCAATTTTGTAACGATTTTATCTTCTTTATTCTCTCTGAAAAAATCTAATGCTTCATCAACGGTCATGTGAAGGATATCAGAAATATTTTTCTCATCGAATTTTACTTCTAAAACTTCATTTTTAAAACGTGTTCCTTTACAGGTTTCACATTCTAGCTCGATATCTGCCATAAACTGCATCGAAACACTGATGATACCTTCACCTTTACAATCATCACATCTTCCGCCATCCACATTAAAAGAAAAATGTTTGGGCTTGTAACCCATCATTTTGGCACTTTTCTGCTTAGAAAACAGATCACGAATATCATCATACGCTTTCAGATACGTTACAGGATTTGAACGGGACGATTTTCCGATAGGATTTTGGTCAATTAATTCAATATGCTTGATTAACTTTTTCGGAAACTCTACAGAATCATAATCACCCTTTTTTCCGCCCATTCCTAACTGGATCTGAATATCATTCGTCAGAATCTCTTTCATCAAAGTAGATTTTCCACTTCCTGAAACTCCAGAAATAACGACTAAACTTTCTAAAGGAATATCTACGTCTATATTTTTCAGATTATTGGATCTTGCTCCTTTAATATGAATGAATTCTTTTGCTTTTCTGCGCTTTTCCGGAACTTTTATTTCCAGTCTTCCGGTAAGGTATTTTGAAGTCAGTGTATCGGCATCTTTCAATGCTGCGTAATCACCTGCAAAAACAAGTTCACCGCCTAAATATCCAGCTTCCGGGCCAATATCAATAATATAGTCTGCCGCTTTCATGACATCTTCATCATGTTCTACAACGATTACTGTATTACCTATATCTCGAAGATTTTTTAAAACTTCAATTAAATTTTCTGTATCTCTGGAATGCAGTCCGATGGAAGGTTCGTCTAAAATATAGATAGATCCCACCAAAGAACTTCCCAGACTTGTAGCCAAATTAATTCTCTGGCTTTCACCGCCGGAAAGCGTATTTGAAGTTCGGTTAATCGTTAAATAACCCAAACCGACTTTTAGTAAAAATTCTAATCGGGTTGTGATTTCATATAACAACCTTTTAGCAATTTCTTTATCATGTTCCGAAAGTTTTAAAGCTTGCATCAATGGTAAAAGTTCATCCAAAGGAAGCTCAATCGTCGACTGAATGTTGTTTCCGTCGATTTTCACCCAGCTTGTCTCTTCACGCAAACGCAAACCTTCACAAGTCGGGCAAAGGGTTTTACCACGATAACGGGACAACATTACACGATACTGAATTTTATATAAATTCTCTTCAAGCATTTTGAAGAAGTTATTCAGAGAAGGGAAGGTGCTCTTACCGTCACCTTTCCAAAGATAATTTTTCTGTTCTTTGGTTAACTGATGATAAGGTTTATGAATAGGGAAATCTTTCGCTTTTTTAATGAAATCTTTTTTCCATTCGCTCATCGTTTCTCCTTTCCAGGAAGCAACAGCATCTTCAAAAACCGATAAAGCTTTGTTGGGAATAACAAGATCTTCATCAATTCCGATCACCTTTCCGTATCCTTCACAAGTCGGGCAAGCACCAAAAGGATTATTAAAACTAAAAAAATGAACATTCGGCTCAAGAAATTCTATTCCGTCGAGCTCAAATTTATTTGAAAAGTTTTTTACGGTTCCTGTTTCTGTATTTTTTAAGGCACAATAACCGTGACCTTCATAAAACGCCATCTGAATAGAATCTGCCAAACGCTGAAGGAAACTTTCATCTTCTTCATACGAAAACCGGTCGATCACCAAATTGATTTCCATTCCTTTTTCGGGAGTGAAACCGAAACTTTCAAGATCTTCAATTCCGGCAAGATTTCCGTTGACTTCTAATCTTGTGAATCCAGCAAGTTTTAGAACATTTAAAGTATCTGTAAAACTTTCAACATCAAAATTCAGCGGAGCCGTCAGTAAAAACGGAACATTATTTTCAGAACTTTTAATGTACTCTATCACATCGGTCACCGAGTCTTTTTTCACTTCTTCACCCGAAACCGGAGAAAAAGTTTTACCAATTCTTGCAAAAAGAAGCTTCATATAATCGTAAATCTCAGTAGAAGTTCCTACCGTAGACCGCGGATTTGAAGAAATTACTTTCTGCTGAATAGCGATTGAAGGCGCCAAACCTTTGATATCATCAACTTTTGGTTTCTCTAATTTACCTAAAAACTGACGTGCATACGAACTCAGACTTTCTACATATCTTCTCTGTCCTTCAGCATAAATCGTATCAAAAGCCAGTGAAGATTTTCCGCTTCCGGACACTCCCGTTATGACGATGAGTTTATTTTTTGGGATTAAAACATCAATGTGTTTCAGGTTGTTAAGGTGTGAATTTTTAACGAAAACCTGTTTTTTTATATCTATTTCTGTTGTTGAAGCCATAGTAAAATTAAGACTAACAAAAATACGAATTTTTGCTGAATTTTTTAAAAAGAATTAATGCGTAACACTTTATTAATTTGGGGATGAATAATTTAATTCTCGATAACATTTAATATCATATTTCTAACAGAAAATTAGCCTCAAAATATTTCATTTTTTTAACGTCAAGTATTGCTTTGTAAATATTTTTCGTGTAAAATTGCAGCATAAATAGTAATAAATATGATACAGCTTTTCAAACATTTTATTACACATTTAATGAAAAAAAGATAAAAAGTTACAAGAACTGGAAGATGCATTATTGATGCATCTTTTTTTATGATATGTATCATTTTTTGGTCTTGCCAAAGTCTCCTATTTTTGGGAACTTCAATATAAACTAAGAAATATTATGAATAAGAAGTTCGGAACTGTATTTTTTCTTGCCTCGTTTTGCGCATTAAACGCACAGGTGAAAACTTCAGATATTGATTCTGTTGAGATTCAGGGGAAATTTATTGCGACCACTTACAAAAATGCAAATCAAAATATTTCTATAATTACAAGGGATGAAATCCTCAACTCTCCGGCAGCAAGTATTGATGAAATTCTTCAGCAAATTCCCGGAATGGATATCAGAAGGAGAGGAGCGAATGGAGTGCAGAGCGATGTGGGCTTCAGAGGGAGTAATTTTGAACAAGTTTTAATCCTCATCAACGGAATCAGGATGAATGACTCACAAACCGGTCACAATTCTCTGAACGTTCCTGTTGATTTGGATAATGTTGAAAGAATAGAAGTTATCAAAGGGCCTTCTGCGAGAAGATTCGGGCAAAATGCTTATGCCGGAGCAATCAATATCATTACAAAAACTCAGATTGGTAAAAATGTGAAAATCAGCGCCAATGCTGGAGATTATGAAACATATGGCCTTGGATTTAATGCCAGTCTTGGAAACGAAAAGTTTTCAAATTCATTACAGGCAAATTCAAATTCTTCGCAAGGCTACAGACATAATACTGATTTTGAAATAAGAAATGTATTTTATCAAAATCAGTTGAAAATAAAAAATGGAGACATCAGCTTACAGGCTGGTTTTTCTGAAAAGAAATTTGGTGCCAACGGATTTTATTCTTCGCCACAAGCAACTGAGCAATATGAAGAACTTCAGGCTTCTATTTTAAGTGTTGCCCATCAGCAAACTTTCGGAAAATTAAAACTTAATTCTAATGTTTATTGGAGAAGAGGCCAGGATATGTATCTGTTTAACAGAGAAAAACCTGAAATCTACAGGAATATGCACATCGGAAATAATATAGGCGGAGAAGTTAATTCAAGCTACCAATCAAGTTTAGGAACTACAGGTTTGGGTGTAGAATTAAGAAAAGAATTCTTAGCAAGCAATAATCTAGGTGACAGAGAACGTTTTGTAACGCAGGTTTTCTTTGAGCATCATTTTTCGTTTTTTGATAAAAAATTAAACATCAGCCCGGGAGCTTCCTGGGCAAATTATTCTACCAATGGTAACTTCTTTTACCCTGGTTTAGACGTTGGTTATACATTCTATCAGAATAATAAAGTTTTTGGAAGTATCTCAAAAGTTCATCGAGTTCCTACTTTTACAGATCTTTATTATACAAGTAAAACAGAACAGGGAAATCCAAATCTTTTACCTGAAAATGCAGTTTATGCGGAAATTGGTTATCAATATCAAAACAAAGGTATTTTAGCGAAATTCAGTGGTTTCTATAGAGATTCTAATGATGCTATTGACTGGATTAAAAATTCTCTGAAAGACCCGGTTTGGTATTCACGAAATATAGGAAATAAAGAAACGAAAGGGATTGAAGTAGAAATCGATCATAAAGTTTTCGATTGGATGAAATATACTTTGGGGTACACGTATATCGATAATCAATTGAAAGATTTAAATGACTTAAACTCCCGTTATGCATTAGATAATCTGAAACATCAGTTTGTTGCAAAGCTTCAGACAAAATTCCTTAAACATTTCACCAACGAATTGGTTTACAGATATAATGATAGAGTTAATTTGGGAAGCTATCATTTGTTGGACGAAAAATTAAGCTTTAATAAAAAAGACTTTTCAGTATATGCATTAATCAATAATGTGACCGATACAGAATACACTGAAACTTTTGGAATACCTATGCCTCAAAGGTGGTTTCACATTGGTTTTTCTTACAATATTAATATTAAGTAAACTTAATATTACGGAATAGTTAAATAATATAATTTTGCAAAAATTTTTTTGGATGAAATTTATTTTAAGCCTTAGTTTACTTTTCAGTTTAAATATTTTAAAAGCACAGGAACATATCTCTGCTTTCAACGCTTTGACCTTAACTTATAAATTTCATCCAAAATTTTTCCTTTATGCTGAAGGACAGTTGAGAGGCATTGAAGACTATACTTATCCTGATTATTACGAAATAAAAGGAGGTTTGGGATATAACCTTACCAAAAATCATAAACCTTTTATCGGTTTAGGTCGATACGCAACTTATAAAGATCACGCAATTAATAAAGAAGAATTCCGTGTTTGGTTGCAGGATGTGATTGATTTCAAAAGTGGGGTGGTAAAATTTGAAAACAGATTTCGTGCAGAAAAATCATGGTTCTACGAGCCACAAACAGATAAAAATTCTGAAAGAATGCGCTACCGTTACCGTTTAAATGTTTCTGTACCTCTGAATGCTAAAAAAATTGCGCCGGGAACAGTCTTCGCAAATGTTTACGACGAAGTTTTTGTAGTTACACCCATGAAACCTTCATTTGCAAGAAACCGACTTTATGGCGGTTTTGGATATCAGATTGATGAAAATTTCGGTATTCTGGGCGGTTATTTATGGCAAAGAGAATTTGAAGCAAAGGGAAACAAAAACGTTCATTTTATTTACCTGGCTTTAAATATCAATATCGACGATACTGATAATGATAACAAAACGTATCATTTCCCGGGAGCAGATTAATAATTAATATTTCTCTGATAAATATCGGTACGCTTTCAAATATTTATTGAAACGGTGAATGTCTTTTGAAGTTAATTCCCGGTTTACCCTTCTCAAATCCATATTATCACGAAGATCATTAAGCTTTACGGCAACAGCAAGAGGTGATCTTTCGGTTCTTTTTACGAAATCATCGTAGACTTCTTCAGGATCAAATTTTGTAAGACAACTTACCGCAAAAAGTATATACTCGGGAAAACCTTCCGACCTCAAATATTCAAAACTGAATTCTTCGGGATGATCTTCTACAACATCATGTAAGACACCAACGATTTTTTCATCCATTGTTTTGCCATATTCCATGACCCGCATTACGTGAGCAATATAAGGCGCATGATACTTATCTTTCTGGCCTTTATGTGCTTTATCGGCAATTTTTATCGCTTTATTTAAAAGTTCTTCCTTTGTCATTCTTTTTTTGAAAAATAGAATACAAAAATATAAAACGTCTGAGATAAACTCAACGATTTTAATGAAATTTTATCAACAATTTCATTGATCTGATTACTATTTAGCTGCTAATTGCGGTGGTTTTACTGCATCAAATATATTTGGCATTCTATATAATGTCGTATTTTTCTTCGGAGCTTTTAAACTTGAATAAATCTCAGGATTTTTTGGCTTCGCTACGGGCATTTTGTACAATTTTGCAATAGCACTATCCAAATTTGTGATCTGCAGTAATGGAGTTTTCACAAATGGCTTTTCAATTTTTGGAAATTTTAGAGTATCATTTTTCAATAGTTTTCGAGATGAAACCTGTGCTGAAAATGATATTGAACTTAATAATGTAATTACTAATAATTTTTTCATTGTGTCAATTTTTATCAGATAAAATAATTTAAAGTTTACGGGATTAAATTTTAACCTATTATTATAAGACAACTGAAAACGTTTTAATATTACATTTTCTAAGAATTATTTAAAATTTGACTATCAATTTTATATTATTTAACAAAAAAAACGTCTCAAAAAATTGAGACGTTTTGAAAATCAAATTTATAGATAAAGACTAATAATGTCCTTTTTCAATATAATGTGCAGCAACCTTTTCAGTTAAAGCAACTACATTCGGACTGTTTGTATACTTTGTAAATCTTCTCAATCCTGAAAGCATCATTCTCTGCTCGTCACCTTCTGCAAAAGAAACAATTCCTTCTTTAGCAGCAGAAATAATTTTGTCAATCGCTTTGTAAAGGTTTAACTGAGCCATTGCAGCTTCCACAGAATCAGCAGAGAAATGTTTTTCAGCTCTTAAAATTGCAGATTCTGCCATGTAGATCTGGTTAAGAATTTCAGAAGCGTTTAATAATAAATGCTGCTGTTTCTCAATATCCATCATATATTTTTGAAGAGCAGCACCAGAAACCATTAAGAAAACTTTCTTAAGATTAGCAATTATTGCTTTTTCTTCACTCATAAATGCAGAATAATCAGGAACTTCAAATGAAGGAATTCCCATCAATTCTTTGCTGATCGCCATTGCAGGAGACAACAAATCTAATTCGCCTTTCATTGCTTTTTTGATCAACATTCCAACTGCCAAAAGACGGTTAATTTCGTTGGTTCCTTCATAAATTCTTCCAATTCTTGCATCTCTCCAAGCAGATTCCATTGGAGTATCTTCTGAGAATCCCATTCCACCATAAATCTGAATTCCTTCATCTGCTGTAACCTGAGTAAGATCAGACACAAAAACTTTAAGAATAGAAGCCTCAACAGCATACTCTTCAACACCTTTTAGTTCGGCTTGTTGATGATTCATCCCGCCAGCAACTAGTTCTTCGATTTTATCTTCAACATTTTTTGCTAAACGGTAAGAACCCGCCTCACTTACGAAAACTCCGGTCGACATCTCTGCAATTTTCTTTCTGATTGCTCCGAAAGTTGAGATAGAAACACCAAACTGTTTTCTTTCGTTTGAATACTGAATCGAATGATTCAGTATTCTTCTTTGTCCGTCAAGGTTTGCTGCAGCTAATTTAATTCTGCCAACATTCAATGCATTCAAAGCGATTTTGAAACCGTTGTTTCTTTCACCCAACATATTCTCAACAGGAATTTTCATGTCATTGAAGAAAACCTGACGCGTCGAAGACGAACGAATACCTAATTTGTGCTCTTCTTCACCAAAAGATAAGCTGTTTGGATCTTCTAATTCCGAACGGTTGATCACAAAACCTGTAATGTTTTTATCATCATCAATTTTCGCAAACAAAGTGAAAGTATCTGCAAAACCTGCATTTGAAATCCACATTTTTTGTCCGTTGATGATATAATGTTTTCCATCTTCTGACAATTTTGCTCTTGTTTTCCCTGAATTTGCATCAGAACCAGCATCCGGTTCAGTCAAACAATAAGCTCCGAATTTTGTTCCTGTAGCCAGATCCGGAAGGTATTTCTTTTTCAATTCTTCACTTCCGTAAAGTAGCGTCGGAAGCGTTCCGATTCCAGTATGTGCTCCATAAGCCGTTGCTAATGAACCATTTCCACCTGAAACATAATCACAAGCCAACATTGTGCTAACGAATCCCATTCCAAGACCACCATATTCTTCAGGAACAGTAATTCCAAGAAGTCCCATTTCACCTAACTTACGCATTGTTTCTTCAGTCAATGCATAATCTTTTTTCTCAAAACGATCGTGCTTCGGTACAACTTCTCTGTCAATAAATTCTTTCGCAGAATCACGCAGCATTTTTTGCTCTTCAGAAAGTTCTTCCAAAGAGAAGATTTCGTTTGCAGGAATTTCCTTAATTAGGAATTCTCCACCTTTTACTATATTGCTCATTATGTTTATTTTTAAATTGATTAAAGAATAAAGAGAAAAGAATAAAGACTTACAACTTTAAGTTTTTTTGAAAGCCAGAAATCATTCTCTGCAATTCTGTGATTTTATTTTCTATATTTTCTAGTTTAGACAAAACAAAATAACTTCTGTTTGAAGAAATTATAATTTGAGTTTGTAATTCGTAAAGAGAACCAAGACTTATTTCCAAAAATCGATTAAAATCTTTATTTGAACTTCTGCTTGAGCCTTCAGCAATGTTTGAAGCAACTGAAACAGAACACCTTCTAAGTTGAGACTTTAATCCAAATTCTTCATTTTTCGGGAAACTATCAGTAAGAATATAAGTATCATTAGCTAATTCAATAGCCAACTTCCAAATGTTTAGATTCTTAAAGTTATGTTTCATCTATTTCTTTTCTCTTTATTCTTTGTTCTTTTTATCTATAATAACTCAAAGATTGAAGCTGCTCCCTGTCCCGTTCCTACACACATAGAAACCATCCCATATTTGTTTCCGCGCTTTCTCATTTCGTCAAGAAGCTGAACTGTTAATTTTGTTCCTGTACATCCAAGTGGGTGTCCCAAAGCGATCGCTCCTCCATTTACATTCAGAATATCAGGATTTAAGTTTAATTCTTTCTTAATGGCAACAGATTGTGATGCGAATGCTTCGTTTAATTCAATTAGCTCAATATCTTTTAATTCTAAACCTGCTTGTTTCAAAGCTTTTGGAATCGCATAAATCGGTCCCATTCCCATAATTCTAGGCTCAAGACCTGCAGCTGCATAAGCAACTAATCTTGCTTCTGGTTCAAGGCCTAATTCTTTTACCATTTCTTCACTCATTACCATTACGAAAGCAGCTCCGTCACTCATTTGAGAAGAGTTTCCCGCAGTTACGCTTCCCCCGTTGGCAAAAACTGGTCTTAGTTTAGCCAAACCAGCTAAAGAAGTATCTGCTCTTGGACCTTCATCCACCGAAAAATCAAACTTCTTAGTCTGCATTTTTTGGTTTTCATCCAGGAAATTGTATTCAACAGGAATCGAAACAATCTGGTTGGCAAATTTACCTTCTGCATTAGCTTTTAAGGCCTTCATATGAGATTCAAAAGCGAACTGATCCTGTTCTTCTCTTGTGATATTATATTGTTTTGCAACTTCTTCTGCAGTGTAACCCATTCCCCAATAATAATCAGGGTTTGTTTTTGCAATTTCTGTTTCTGGAACAGGTTTGTAACCACCCATCGGGATGTAAGACATTGATTCTGTACCTCCTGCAATGATACAATCGGCCATTCCTGCCTGAATTTTTGCAGAAGCAATCGCAATCGCCTCACTTCCAGATGCACAATATCTGTTTACGGTAACGCCGGGGACTTTGTCTGTATTTAAGCCCATTAAAGAGATTAAACGAGCAACGTTTAATCCTTGTTCAGCTTCCGGCATTGCATTTCCTACGATAAGGTCATCAATTCTGTTTTTATCTAATTGCGGAAGTTCAGCCATTAATTTTTCAATTACGGTTGCCGCCATTACATCGGGTCTTGTAAATCTTAAACTTCCTTTTGGAGCTTTTCCAACGGCTGTTCTGAAACCCTTTACTATATATGCTTGTTTCATTTTGTTGTATTAATATTATTAGTTAAGAATTTTGCATTGTAGATGCAAACTGTTCATAGCTTTTGTTTGTATTTTGCAAATCAAGGAGCTCCGTAGGAGCGACCTGTTAATCTTCAATCCATTCAAATACATATTTCGGATCATATTCAATTTCAAATTTTTGCAAGAAATCAAAATATTCTTCTTTAAATGTTTTCTTTTTATGATGCTCTTCTTGGTTTAAAATATATTTTATCACCGAATCAACACTGCTTTTTGAATAAGAGAATGCACCATAACCTTCCTGCCAATTAAATTTTCCATTCATCCATCTTTTCTCATTAATGAATTTTGAAGAACCAGCTTTGATGTCTCTTACTAAGTCTGAAATTGAAATAACTGGACTCATACTTACAAGAATATGAACGTGATCCGGCATCGCAAACACAGCGAATAATTTTTGATTTCTATTGGAAACAATACCAGTAATAAATTTATGTAATTCTTCTCTGTTTTCTTTTGAAATCAGGTTTTGTCTACCTTTGACAGCGAAAACAATTTGAATATAAATTTGTGTGTATGTGTTTGCCATAGATTAACAGGTCGCCCCTACGAGGCTCGATGTTTTTAAAATTATTCGTTGCTATTAACAGTTCGCTCCTACGGAGCTCCTTATTAATTTCTCAACGGTTTTCCTTTCTGTAACATAAACTGAATTCTCTCCAAAGTTTTTCTTTCACCACAAAGCTGTAAGAAAGTTTCTCTCTCAAGATTCAATAAGTATTGTTCTGTTACAACAGTTGGTTCAGAAAGATTTCCACCTACCAAAACGTTGGCTAATTTATCTGCAATTTTCTTGTCGTGTTCAGAGATGAAGTTTCCGGTTAACATTTGGTCTGTTCCCACGTAGAACATTCCCAAAGCATCTTTACCCAATACTTTTACGGTTTGTTCGATAGGTTGTGTATAACCGTGTTCTGCTAAACTTTTCGCCATCATTTTTGCAGTCATAA from Chryseobacterium indoltheticum encodes the following:
- the uvrA gene encoding excinuclease ABC subunit UvrA; the encoded protein is MASTTEIDIKKQVFVKNSHLNNLKHIDVLIPKNKLIVITGVSGSGKSSLAFDTIYAEGQRRYVESLSSYARQFLGKLEKPKVDDIKGLAPSIAIQQKVISSNPRSTVGTSTEIYDYMKLLFARIGKTFSPVSGEEVKKDSVTDVIEYIKSSENNVPFLLTAPLNFDVESFTDTLNVLKLAGFTRLEVNGNLAGIEDLESFGFTPEKGMEINLVIDRFSYEEDESFLQRLADSIQMAFYEGHGYCALKNTETGTVKNFSNKFELDGIEFLEPNVHFFSFNNPFGACPTCEGYGKVIGIDEDLVIPNKALSVFEDAVASWKGETMSEWKKDFIKKAKDFPIHKPYHQLTKEQKNYLWKGDGKSTFPSLNNFFKMLEENLYKIQYRVMLSRYRGKTLCPTCEGLRLREETSWVKIDGNNIQSTIELPLDELLPLMQALKLSEHDKEIAKRLLYEITTRLEFLLKVGLGYLTINRTSNTLSGGESQRINLATSLGSSLVGSIYILDEPSIGLHSRDTENLIEVLKNLRDIGNTVIVVEHDEDVMKAADYIIDIGPEAGYLGGELVFAGDYAALKDADTLTSKYLTGRLEIKVPEKRRKAKEFIHIKGARSNNLKNIDVDIPLESLVVISGVSGSGKSTLMKEILTNDIQIQLGMGGKKGDYDSVEFPKKLIKHIELIDQNPIGKSSRSNPVTYLKAYDDIRDLFSKQKSAKMMGYKPKHFSFNVDGGRCDDCKGEGIISVSMQFMADIELECETCKGTRFKNEVLEVKFDEKNISDILHMTVDEALDFFRENKEDKIVTKLTPLQDVGLGYLQLGQSSSTLSGGEAQRVKLASFLVKGVTTDKTLFVFDEPSTGLHFHDIQKLLKSLQALIDLGHSVIVIEHQPDIMKCADHIIDIGPEAGKYGGEVVFAGTPEALAKNKKSHTAKYIAEKL
- a CDS encoding TonB-dependent receptor plug domain-containing protein, giving the protein MNKKFGTVFFLASFCALNAQVKTSDIDSVEIQGKFIATTYKNANQNISIITRDEILNSPAASIDEILQQIPGMDIRRRGANGVQSDVGFRGSNFEQVLILINGIRMNDSQTGHNSLNVPVDLDNVERIEVIKGPSARRFGQNAYAGAINIITKTQIGKNVKISANAGDYETYGLGFNASLGNEKFSNSLQANSNSSQGYRHNTDFEIRNVFYQNQLKIKNGDISLQAGFSEKKFGANGFYSSPQATEQYEELQASILSVAHQQTFGKLKLNSNVYWRRGQDMYLFNREKPEIYRNMHIGNNIGGEVNSSYQSSLGTTGLGVELRKEFLASNNLGDRERFVTQVFFEHHFSFFDKKLNISPGASWANYSTNGNFFYPGLDVGYTFYQNNKVFGSISKVHRVPTFTDLYYTSKTEQGNPNLLPENAVYAEIGYQYQNKGILAKFSGFYRDSNDAIDWIKNSLKDPVWYSRNIGNKETKGIEVEIDHKVFDWMKYTLGYTYIDNQLKDLNDLNSRYALDNLKHQFVAKLQTKFLKHFTNELVYRYNDRVNLGSYHLLDEKLSFNKKDFSVYALINNVTDTEYTETFGIPMPQRWFHIGFSYNINIK
- a CDS encoding DUF2490 domain-containing protein, whose translation is MKFILSLSLLFSLNILKAQEHISAFNALTLTYKFHPKFFLYAEGQLRGIEDYTYPDYYEIKGGLGYNLTKNHKPFIGLGRYATYKDHAINKEEFRVWLQDVIDFKSGVVKFENRFRAEKSWFYEPQTDKNSERMRYRYRLNVSVPLNAKKIAPGTVFANVYDEVFVVTPMKPSFARNRLYGGFGYQIDENFGILGGYLWQREFEAKGNKNVHFIYLALNINIDDTDNDNKTYHFPGAD
- a CDS encoding phosphohydrolase, with translation MTKEELLNKAIKIADKAHKGQKDKYHAPYIAHVMRVMEYGKTMDEKIVGVLHDVVEDHPEEFSFEYLRSEGFPEYILFAVSCLTKFDPEEVYDDFVKRTERSPLAVAVKLNDLRDNMDLRRVNRELTSKDIHRFNKYLKAYRYLSEKY
- a CDS encoding acyl-CoA dehydrogenase family protein; amino-acid sequence: MSNIVKGGEFLIKEIPANEIFSLEELSEEQKMLRDSAKEFIDREVVPKHDRFEKKDYALTEETMRKLGEMGLLGITVPEEYGGLGMGFVSTMLACDYVSGGNGSLATAYGAHTGIGTLPTLLYGSEELKKKYLPDLATGTKFGAYCLTEPDAGSDANSGKTRAKLSEDGKHYIINGQKMWISNAGFADTFTLFAKIDDDKNITGFVINRSELEDPNSLSFGEEEHKLGIRSSSTRQVFFNDMKIPVENMLGERNNGFKIALNALNVGRIKLAAANLDGQRRILNHSIQYSNERKQFGVSISTFGAIRKKIAEMSTGVFVSEAGSYRLAKNVEDKIEELVAGGMNHQQAELKGVEEYAVEASILKVFVSDLTQVTADEGIQIYGGMGFSEDTPMESAWRDARIGRIYEGTNEINRLLAVGMLIKKAMKGELDLLSPAMAISKELMGIPSFEVPDYSAFMSEEKAIIANLKKVFLMVSGAALQKYMMDIEKQQHLLLNASEILNQIYMAESAILRAEKHFSADSVEAAMAQLNLYKAIDKIISAAKEGIVSFAEGDEQRMMLSGLRRFTKYTNSPNVVALTEKVAAHYIEKGHY
- a CDS encoding four helix bundle protein produces the protein MKHNFKNLNIWKLAIELANDTYILTDSFPKNEEFGLKSQLRRCSVSVASNIAEGSSRSSNKDFNRFLEISLGSLYELQTQIIISSNRSYFVLSKLENIENKITELQRMISGFQKNLKL
- a CDS encoding thiolase family protein encodes the protein MKQAYIVKGFRTAVGKAPKGSLRFTRPDVMAATVIEKLMAELPQLDKNRIDDLIVGNAMPEAEQGLNVARLISLMGLNTDKVPGVTVNRYCASGSEAIAIASAKIQAGMADCIIAGGTESMSYIPMGGYKPVPETEIAKTNPDYYWGMGYTAEEVAKQYNITREEQDQFAFESHMKALKANAEGKFANQIVSIPVEYNFLDENQKMQTKKFDFSVDEGPRADTSLAGLAKLRPVFANGGSVTAGNSSQMSDGAAFVMVMSEEMVKELGLEPEARLVAYAAAGLEPRIMGMGPIYAIPKALKQAGLELKDIELIELNEAFASQSVAIKKELNLNPDILNVNGGAIALGHPLGCTGTKLTVQLLDEMRKRGNKYGMVSMCVGTGQGAASIFELL
- the tnpA gene encoding IS200/IS605 family transposase, giving the protein MANTYTQIYIQIVFAVKGRQNLISKENREELHKFITGIVSNRNQKLFAVFAMPDHVHILVSMSPVISISDLVRDIKAGSSKFINEKRWMNGKFNWQEGYGAFSYSKSSVDSVIKYILNQEEHHKKKTFKEEYFDFLQKFEIEYDPKYVFEWIED